The proteins below come from a single Accipiter gentilis chromosome W, bAccGen1.1, whole genome shotgun sequence genomic window:
- the LOC126035378 gene encoding uncharacterized protein LOC126035378 produces the protein MERGIQYLRELAMLEVIYNDPENAQSPTDPDEVQCTQPMWRKFLRSAPPTYANSLAVTSWREGYGQTVDELAVQLRQYEGSLSSSLRACVSAVEELSREFQQFKVDLSSSSPVQARIAVIGSKRSSAQERGERKYTRRANLWFYLRDHGEDMRKWDGKPTSVLDARVQELREKATRKENSSWKTAAPVSREQSPRRSRWADLISDPLKGTSDSRVQKVSNGYSNQD, from the coding sequence atggagagaggtatccagtacctgagagaattagccatgctggaggtgatttacaatgatccagaaaatgcgcagtcacccacagatccagatgaagtccaatgcacacaacccatgtggcggaagtttctacgaagtgcaccaccaacctatgccaactcattggcagtaacgtcctggagagaaggctatggacaaacggtggatgaattggctgtccaactccggcaatacgaagggagtctctcttcctccctacgggcctgtgtctcagctgtggaggagttgtcccgagagttccagcaattcaaagtggatctgtcctcctcctcacctgtacaggcccgcatcgcagttattgggagtaagcgttcctctgcccaagagagaggagagagaaagtacactcgacgggctaacctgtggttttacctgcgtgaccatggagaggacatgaggaagtgggatggaaaacccacttcagtcttggatgcacgggtacaggagttgcgagaaaaagcaaccagaaaagagaattcttcttggaaaactgctgctccagtttcccgtgagcagtcccccagacgcagtagatgggctgatctcatctCTGATCCCCTgaaagggacttctgattcacgtgtgcagaaagtgagtaatggatattctaaccaggattag